The region CCTCCAGCTCCTCGTAGCTGCCCCGGAACGGGCAATTCGCGGTGCAGGTGCGGCACCAGCGGCTCCCGCTGAAGCGCTCTATGTTCTCCTGATTCATGAAGTACGGCTTGTTGCTGAAGGTACTCGCCACCCACTGCCACGACAGGGCGTTACTGGCGATGTCCCCGTCGAGCAGGTGCTCGCGGAAGAAGGCGTACCCGGCCCGCCAGTGCACCGCGCGCCAGTGGATCAGGTACGCCGCGAACCACAGCCGCTCGTGGTTGTGCAGCCACCCGTCCCGGATCAGGTGCGTGACCCAGGCGTCCACGCAGGGCAGGTCCGTGCGCGCCGCGCGGACATCGTCCGGCAGGGCGTCCGTCCAGCGGGCGGGGTACTTGGGTTCCTCCAGGTTGTCCAGCACGCGCGCGCCCTCCTGGCGCAGCACCAGCCGGAAGAACTCCCCCCAGGTGAGCTGCCGCAGGAACTCGTCCTGCTCGCGGCCCCGCAGGACGTGGCGGGCGGGCGCGGCGACCTCGCGGATGCCGATCATGCCGTGCCGCAGGTACATGCTCAGGCGCGACACGTTCCCCGACAGGTGGTTGCGTTCGCGGTACCCGGCGCCGGTCCAGGCGTGCAGCGCCGCCAGTCCCGCCGCGCGCCCGCCGGGCCGGGCGGGCAGGCGCGGCTCGCCGGTGTACAGGCCCGCCAGGGCGGCGCCGAGCACGCCGGGCAGCTGCGCGTCCGGGAGGTCCAGGGGCACGTCGGCGGGCGGGGCGGTCATGCGGTCAGCATGGCAGGGCGCCGCCCGGTCAGACCGTACGGTCGCGTGCAGAGGTGAGGGGGAGGCAAGAGGGAGGCGACTCACCGTCATCACATGCTGATATCGGACTCTGATACCCGTGGATCCGAACCTCTTCAAGGGCAACCTCGACCTGATCCTCCTGAGCGTCCTCGAACGCGAGGGCGGCTACGGGCAGGACATCGCCGCGCGCGTCCAGAGCGGCACGGACGGGCACATCCGCCTGAACGCGGGAAGCCTGTATCCCGCGCTGCACCGCCTGGAACGCGCCGGATTCCTGCGCGCCCAGGAGACCAGCCCCGCGCGCGGCGGCCCCCCGGTGCGGACGTACACCCTGACGGACGCGGGCCGCGAGGAACTCGCCCGGCGTCGCGAGCGCTACCACGCGTTCGACCGGGCGCTGCGGGGCCTCTGGTGAGCAGCGAGCCCCCACGTGCGGTGCGCGCCTACCTGCGCCGCGTGACCTGCCTGATCCCACCCCGCGCCGCGCGGGTCGTGCGGGCCGAACTGCTGGGGCACCTGCACCTGGACATGCTGAACGCCCGCGTGCGCGGCCTGGACGAGCCGCAGGCCTGGGCGCAGGCGGTGCGGGACGCGGGCCCCGCCCCCCTGACCGCGCTGCGCTTCGCGCGGACGTACACGCTGGGGCTGGCGCTGCGCTGGCTGCTCGCGGCGGGTCTGCTGGGCGGCGCGGCGTACGCGCTCGGCACCCACACCCCGCCTACCCCCGCACCCGCCGCGCAGGTGAGCCGGTGACTCGCCCCCCCCGCCCGGGTCGGCTGCGGACCCTCTGGCAGGAGTGGGGTTCGCCCGTTCTGGTCGCGCTGCTGTTCACGCAGTTCGGCGCGACTGCCGTGCGCGTGGACGGCGCGAGCATGCTGCCCGGCCTGCGCCACGGCGAACAGCTGGTCGTCCCGAAGGTCGAGGGCTGGGCGCACCGCGCCGGGCTGGGCACGTACGCACGCGGCGATGTGGTCGTGTTCAAACCGCCCCGCAGCGCCGCCGCCGAGTGGACGCGCGAGTACCGGGGCGTGACCCTCCCCTGGGCGTACCGCCCGTACCTCGTCAAGCGCGTGGTGGGGCTGCCCGGCGACCGGGTTCAGGTGCGCGGCGGCACCGTCCTCGTGAACGGCCAGCCGCTCCCCGAGCCGCGCACGCAGGCGTACTGGGACGCCAGCTGCCACGACACCGCCAGTCCGCTGGCGAACACGCCCGCCGTCACCGTGCCCGCCGGGGCGTACTTCGTGATGGGCGACAACCGCAGCGAGGGCGGCAGCCTCGACAGCCGCGTGTTCGGCCCGGTGGACACCGCCGACATCGCCGGGCGGGCCGTCGCCAGCGTGTGGCCCCTGATGGCCCCCGAGCACGCGCAGGCCCCCTGCGACGGGCAGGCGCACCCCGAGCGGCGCGTGCAGCTCAGCGGGGCCGCCCACTGGAATCCGCGCCTCCTGATGGGCGACTGACAGCGGTTTCCAGTTCCATTGAGGGGCCAAAGGCACGCCCCTCAACTCCACCTCCAACCGCTGTCCTTCTCAGGTGCTCGTTCCGCTCGATTCAGAGGGATTGAGAAAGACCTTCAATCCCTCTGAATTCTGCTGTGAACCACCCCTGCACCTGCGCGTAGCTGGGGCCGGGCGTGGCGGGCGGCGTGCCGGGGCCGAGCAGGTCGCGGGTGAGGGTCAGGGTGTGGCCCAGCGCGGCGAGCATCAGCGCGGGGCCGGTGCTGACGCGGCTGGCCCCGGCGCGCAGCAGGGTGTGGGCGTCCGGGCCGCCGGGCAGGAGCATCACGCTGACCGGGCCGCCCAGCGCGCCGCGCAGTTCGCGCAGGGTGGCGGGGTCGGTCAGGCCGGGCACGAACACACTGTCCGCCCCGGCGTGCAGGTACGCGCGGCCGCGCCGGACGGTCTCCGTGAAGCGTTCGGTGGGGGTGGTCCCGAACCCGGCGAGGTACGTGTCGGTGCGGGCGTTCAGGTACGCGGGCACACCCAGGGTGTCGGCGGCCTGCCGGGCGGCGCGCAGCCGCAGGACCTGGTCCTCGACGGGCCGCAGCGTGCCCGTGTCGGTGGCGTCCTCCAGGTTCAGGCCCGCCACGCCCAGCCCCAGCGCGCGGGTGACGATCCGCGCGACGCCGTCGGGGTCAGGGGCGTACCCGCCTTCCAGGTCGGCGGTGACGGGCCGGGAGGTGGCCCGCACGATGCGGGCCAGGGCGTCCAGCAGGTCCTCCACGGGCGCGGCCTGCCCATCGGGCTCCCCGAGTGCGAAGGCGATCCCGGCGCTGGTGGTGCCGATGGCGGGCGCGCCCGCGTGCTCCAGGGTGCGGGCGCTGGCGGCGTCCCAGGCGTTCGGGAGGATCAGGCCCTCCCGGTGGGCGAGGTGGAGGGTGCGGGCGTGGTCGGGTCGGATCATGGGTGGGCTCCTGAAGACATGGGGAAAGGTCATCCGGCCCCGTCGTGGCGCCGGATAGCGAAAACGAGAGGTGTTACGTGGGGTCGAGAGCGGCGTGCCACGCGCGCAGCACGGCCTGACTGCGGCGCGGCGCGTGCGTCTGCAGCAGCGTCTGCAGCAGCGTCTGCACCTGCGCGGGCGTGGGCCGTGCGGGCAGGGCGTGGGTGCGGCGCAGGCTGGCGGCCAGCGCGGCGTCGCCCTCGGGCACGACGTCGGGGAAGCCCAGGACGCGCAGCAGCACGTAGTCCGCCGTCCAGGGGCCGATGCCGGGCACGGCCAGCAGCGTGCGGCGGGCCGCGCCGACCGTGCCGCGCGCCAGGGCGTCCAGGTTCAGTTCATGCCGCGCGACCCGCCCGGCGAGGCGGCGCAGCAGGGCGGCGCGCGCGTCGGTCAGGCCGCAGGCGCGCAGGGCGGCGTCGTCCAGCGCGGCCAGCTGCGCGGCGGTGGGCGGCGCGGTCAGGCCCCCGGCGACAGGCGTGCCGAACCGCAGGGTCAGCGTGCGGCGGATGCGGCAGGCCTGCGCGAACGTGACCTGCTGCCCCGCCACCGCCCAGATCAACCCGTCGAAGGGTTGCGGGACCAGCGGGACCGGCCAGTCGCCACCGGCCAGGGGCGCGTGCAGGCCCAGCGCGCGGACGGTCAGGGCGTGCAGCGCCTCCCAGTCGGTGGGCGTCAGGGCGTCGGGGACGTCCGGGTGCACCTCGACCTGCCCGGCGGTGACGTGCAGCGTGACCCGTTGCGGCCCGCCGGGGAGGGTCCACGCGAAGGCCACGCGGCCAGCCTGCGCCTCCACCCGCTGCGTCACGCTGTCCGGGTCGCGGCCCAGGTCGCGCCACACGACCTCCAGCGGGCACCCCGCCGGGAGGGTCAGCGTCAGCCTGCCGCCCGTCCCGGCGTACCGCCACGCCTGCGGGGTCAGGTGCATCCCGCGGCGGAACTGCGCGCCGAACGCCGACAGACTCCCGAAGCCCACCGCGAACGCCACCTCCGCCACGCTGCGCCCGCTGTCCCGCAGGGCTCGCGCGGCCAGCCGCACCCGCTCGCGGGCCAGCCACTCGCCGGGCGTCACCTGGAACAGGTCGCGCCACTGGGCGTGCAGGGCACTCTCGCCCAGGTGCAGCGCATCGGCCAGCGCCCGCACGCCCGGCACGTCGGGCACGCTCACGCCGCCCAGCGCGGCCAGCAGCGCCGCCTCGGGCAGCGGTACGCCCCGGTACGCGTCCGGGTGGCAGCGGCGGCAGGCACGCAGACCCGCCGCGCGCGCCTCATGGGGCGACGCGTGGAACTGCACGTGCTCCGCGCGGGGCTTGCGGGCCCGGCAGGACGGCAGGCAGTAGATCCCGGTGCTCGTCACGCCGGTGTAGAACAGCCCGTCGAACGCCGCGTCCGCCGCGAACATGCGGCCCAGCATGAAGTCACGCGCGTACGGCAGGGTCATGCCCGCATTGTGCCGCGCACTCCGGGGCGGCCTCTACCGGAAAGCTCCGGGGCAATTCTCGGCGGGCGTCAGGCCTTGGGTGGGTCCTTGCCGTCCATGTTCCAGAAGTCCAGGTCGTCCAGGGCGCTGCCCAGCCCCTGGAGTTCCTGCCGCTGCTCGGCGGTGACGGGCGCGTGGCTGGTCAGGTCCTCCTGCCCGATGGCGCGGCCCATGACGTCCTCGGGCACGGCGGCCATCAGGCGTTGCAGCTGCGCGGCGTCCACGTCGGCGAGCATCTCGCTCTGCGCGTCGTGCAGCAGGTCGGTGTTCCCGCCGGACACGACCAGCGTGGGCGCGGTGGGGCGCACGTCCTGAATGGGCAGCGGCGCGGCCGGTTCGGACGTGACCGGTGCGGGTGCGGCCGGGGGGGTGGGGGGCGCGGCGCGGCGCGTGGCCCGCCAGGCGAACGCGGCGGCGGCCAGCAGGAGCAGGGTGATCAGCAGGACCAGCATCGCGTTTCAGGGTAACGCGCCCGGGGTGGGGGTGGGTATCCCCCGGTCCGGGCGCGGTCCTGTGGCGTTCTTCACGACCCGGCGGGGCGCGTCAGGGGGGCGGGCTGTCCGGCGTCCACGGGCCGCCGCGGGTGGCGCTCAGGTCCAGTTCCCACGCCAGCGCGCCGTACAGGGCGCCGGGCACGGCGGGCCACGCGGCGGCGGCGTCCAGCGCGCCTTCCAGGGTGGGTTCGTCGTGCGTGACGCCGTCCAGGTCCAGGCGGACGGCGCCGCTGCGCAGCAGGTGCACGCGCAGGTGCTGCCCGCCCGCCTGGACGTGGTAGAGGGTGCGGCGGATGTCGGTCACGTCAGCGGGGGCGCAGGTGGTACAGCTCCAGGCCCAGCATGGTGCGGGGCGCGAAGCCCTTCCAGGCGTTCTGCCCGGTGGCGTTCGCGGCGATGGGCGTGGGGACGTTCAGGTACGCGGCGGCGCCCGCGTCGCCCTTCAGGTTCAGGTTCAGGAAGGCGGTGACGAAGTGCTGGTTGAGGTTGTTCAGGCGGGCGCTGTCCCACACCGGGTCGGCGTAGTGCTCGTGGTCGGCGAAGCTCAGGCCCGGCAGGCTGGGCGCGGGGTTCGGGGCGATGTTGTGGCGGGCGTTCTGGTACACCAGCAGGTACCGGTCGGCGTTCACGGCGTTCTCGAACAGCGGTTTGACGCCTTCCTCGAAGCCGGACACGTCGTCATGGTCGCCCACGACGAACAGGGTGGGGACTTTCAGGCCCTCCAGCCCTCTGGCGTCCCAGAAGCCGTACTCGCCGGTGGGGACGCCCAGGCCGCGCGCGGCGCTGGGGCCGCCCCACGGCGCGAAGGCGACGGCGGCGCGGATGCGTGGGTCGGGCGTGAACGCGCCGGTCTGGCGGGGGGTCAGGGTCCCGCCGGGCAGCAGCGCCGCGACCTTGGGGGCGTACCCGGCCCCGGCGGCGTTCAGCGCGCCGTAGCCGCCCATGGAGTACCCGAGGACGGCCGCGCGGCTGGCGTCAAGGGTGCCGCTCAGCGGGGAGCCGCTGCCGGGCGCGCCGAGCTTGGCGATCTGGTCGAGGGTGAAGTTGATGTCGGGCGCGCGGTTCACCAGGGTGCTGTTGAACGGTCCGCGGTTGTCGTGGGTGCTGTCGGTGTGGTCGATGGCCGCCACGACGTACCCGCGGCTGGCGAGGTGCTCGGTGAGGTACGTCAGGAGGTAGCGGCTCCCGGTGTACCCGTGCGACACGATGACCAGCGGGAACGCCTGCCCGCTCAGGGGCTTGGCGTCCCGGGCGGCGCGGCCGTCGAAGGTGAAGGCCTTGCCGCTGGTCAGGGTGTCGGTGTACGTGACGGTTTCCTTCGCGCCGTTCGCGGTGGGGTACCAGACTTCCACGGTCAGGCGGCGGTCGGCGCGGGGCACGGGCCCGCTCTGGGGCGCGCGGGCGAGGTCGGGCTGGCCCGGGTTGACCAGCGTGACGGTGCGCACGCCCACCGCGAAGCTGCCGCGCGCGGCGAGTTCCGGCGCGTCGGGGCGGGCGTCGCCGGGCAGGAACGGCGCGGCCGTCTGGGGCCCCGCAGTGTTCGGGGTGGTGGGGGCGGTCTGGGCGGCGGCGTCCGGGGCAGTGGCGGTCATCAGGGTCAAGCTAAGGCACAGGGCAAGGCGGCGCATCGGGTGTTCCTCCGGGGGTGGCGGTCTGCACGCCGCCGCGCGGGCGGGGCAGGCAGACGGGGCAGGCAGACGGATCGATTGCTGTGAAACCTGAATCAGTTGGTGAAACGAAGCGCAGCATACCCCCGAACGGGGGCGGACGCACGCCGATCCGGGACGGCGTCCAGAGTGACACCGTCACACGGCGGCTTCATTCGCCCGGCAAAGTGCACCTCTGTCCCCGGTGACCGGTGCTGTGGCGGCATGACAACACCCCCGACCTGTGGTGGCCGGGGGTGCGGGGTGGGGGGGTTACGCCTCGCTGTAGCTCTTCTCGATGGGCAGGCCCACGGCGTTGCCCCACTCGGTCCAGCTGCCGTCGTAGTTGCGGACCTTGGGGTACCCGAGCAGTTCGCGCAGCACGAACCAGCTGTGGCTGCTGCGTTCGGCGATGCGGCAGTACGCGATGACGTCCTTGTCGGCGGTGACGCCCTCACCCTCGTACAGGGCCTTGAGTTCGTCGGCCGACTTGAAGGTGCCGTCCTCGTTGGTGGCCTTCGCCCAGGGGATGCTGCGCGCGCCGGGGATGTGCCCGCCGCGCAGCACGCCTTCCTGCGGGTAGTTGGGCATGTGCGTGACCTTGCCGCTGAACTCGTCGGGGCTGCGGACGTCCACCAGCGCGCCGGTGCCGCCCCTGACGCTCTCCAGGTGGGCCTTGACCTCGTCGCGGTAGGCACGCAGGCTGTCGTCGCGGGTCAGGGCGGGGTAGCTGGTCGCCTCGACGCTGGGGGCGTCGGTGGTGGTGGGGCGGCCCTCCGCGACCCACTTCTGGCGGCCGCCGTTCATGAGTTTCATCGTGTTCTTGATGCCGCTGTAGGACAGGAACCAGTAGGCGTAGCTGGCCCACCAGTTGCTCTTGTCGCCGTACAGCACGATGGTGTCGTCGGCCTGGATGCCCAGGCGACCCAGCAGGTCGCTGACCTTGTCGGGGGTGATGAAGTCACGTTCGACGGGGTGCCACAGGTCGACCTGCCAGTCGAGTTTCACGGCGCCGGGGGCGTGGCCGGTGTCGTAGAGGAGGATGTCCTCGTCCACCTCGATCAGGCGGATGCCGGGCGTGTTGAGGTTCTGTTCGACCCAGTCGGTGCTGACGAGTACGTCTTTCGCGTAGTCCATGGTGTGGTGCCTCCTGTGAGTGGGGGTGGAACTGCCGAGTGCCCCAGGATTGTACCCTGACTCCCGACTTATTGACAAAAGAGGTCAACTGGACAGGCCCACCCAATCCCGCCCCGGGGGCGGCGCTACACTCCGCGCATGACCGACGCCGCGCCCGCCCTGCCGGAAAAACTCCAGAGCATCGTCAGCATGTTCCGCAGCGCCCCCAAACCCCTGCGCCTCCAGGCCCTGCTGGAATACAGCAAGAAACTCCCCGGCCTGCCCGAGAAGTACCTCGAGCACCCCGAGTTCCTCCAGCCCGTCCCCGAATGCACCAGCCCCTTCTTCCTCGTCACCGAGCAGGACGAGCAGGGCGGCATGCACCTGTACTTCAAGGTCCCCGAGGAAGCCCCCACCGTCCGCGGCTACGCCGGCATCCTGCACGAGGCGCTGGACGGCGCGCAGCCCGAGGAGATCCTGAGCATCCCGGACCAGTTCTACATGGACATGGGCCTGACCGAACTGATCACCCCCATGCGCCTGCGCGGGATGGGCGCCATCCTGATGCGCCTGAAGAACGACGTCCGCGAGCACGCCAAAGCTTAAGGACCGCCAGCGAAACGGGCCGCTCTCCCCTGTCCGGGAGGCGGCCCGCTTCAGTCATCCCCGGTTCAGTCCTCGGGCAGCAGCGCGTCAATGAGCAGCGCGGTCACGCCCAGGGCCAGTCCGTACGTGAGGTGCGCGCCCAGGCGGTTCGCGTGGCCCTTCGCGGGCGTCCCGGCCGGGCCGTCCTGCAGGCCCAGCAGCGGCACGATCCCTTCGT is a window of Deinococcus grandis DNA encoding:
- the lepB gene encoding signal peptidase I; translated protein: MTRPPRPGRLRTLWQEWGSPVLVALLFTQFGATAVRVDGASMLPGLRHGEQLVVPKVEGWAHRAGLGTYARGDVVVFKPPRSAAAEWTREYRGVTLPWAYRPYLVKRVVGLPGDRVQVRGGTVLVNGQPLPEPRTQAYWDASCHDTASPLANTPAVTVPAGAYFVMGDNRSEGGSLDSRVFGPVDTADIAGRAVASVWPLMAPEHAQAPCDGQAHPERRVQLSGAAHWNPRLLMGD
- a CDS encoding SufE family protein, producing the protein MTDAAPALPEKLQSIVSMFRSAPKPLRLQALLEYSKKLPGLPEKYLEHPEFLQPVPECTSPFFLVTEQDEQGGMHLYFKVPEEAPTVRGYAGILHEALDGAQPEEILSIPDQFYMDMGLTELITPMRLRGMGAILMRLKNDVREHAKA
- a CDS encoding PadR family transcriptional regulator yields the protein MDPNLFKGNLDLILLSVLEREGGYGQDIAARVQSGTDGHIRLNAGSLYPALHRLERAGFLRAQETSPARGGPPVRTYTLTDAGREELARRRERYHAFDRALRGLW
- a CDS encoding isocitrate lyase/PEP mutase family protein — protein: MIRPDHARTLHLAHREGLILPNAWDAASARTLEHAGAPAIGTTSAGIAFALGEPDGQAAPVEDLLDALARIVRATSRPVTADLEGGYAPDPDGVARIVTRALGLGVAGLNLEDATDTGTLRPVEDQVLRLRAARQAADTLGVPAYLNARTDTYLAGFGTTPTERFTETVRRGRAYLHAGADSVFVPGLTDPATLRELRGALGGPVSVMLLPGGPDAHTLLRAGASRVSTGPALMLAALGHTLTLTRDLLGPGTPPATPGPSYAQVQGWFTAEFRGIEGLSQSL
- a CDS encoding FAD-binding domain-containing protein, which codes for MTAPPADVPLDLPDAQLPGVLGAALAGLYTGEPRLPARPGGRAAGLAALHAWTGAGYRERNHLSGNVSRLSMYLRHGMIGIREVAAPARHVLRGREQDEFLRQLTWGEFFRLVLRQEGARVLDNLEEPKYPARWTDALPDDVRAARTDLPCVDAWVTHLIRDGWLHNHERLWFAAYLIHWRAVHWRAGYAFFREHLLDGDIASNALSWQWVASTFSNKPYFMNQENIERFSGSRWCRTCTANCPFRGSYEELEARLFSGRLPEEALSGEAGAPPRAAPAEEPAAEVVPAPIQPTGLASPRVVWVHGDGLSVTDAALSACPDAPALFVFDRPFLSGVPIAFPRLAFMYQGVRDLAAARRAPTHARVGAVAGELAAFARAYGAGELHVTRNFTPEFTRILAGVRAAHPDLRVVVHEPERLTSYDGPVRRFFGFWKKVEREVLQGAPSPDAPRRGHR
- a CDS encoding sulfurtransferase → MDYAKDVLVSTDWVEQNLNTPGIRLIEVDEDILLYDTGHAPGAVKLDWQVDLWHPVERDFITPDKVSDLLGRLGIQADDTIVLYGDKSNWWASYAYWFLSYSGIKNTMKLMNGGRQKWVAEGRPTTTDAPSVEATSYPALTRDDSLRAYRDEVKAHLESVRGGTGALVDVRSPDEFSGKVTHMPNYPQEGVLRGGHIPGARSIPWAKATNEDGTFKSADELKALYEGEGVTADKDVIAYCRIAERSSHSWFVLRELLGYPKVRNYDGSWTEWGNAVGLPIEKSYSEA
- a CDS encoding DNA-3-methyladenine glycosylase 2, giving the protein MTLPYARDFMLGRMFAADAAFDGLFYTGVTSTGIYCLPSCRARKPRAEHVQFHASPHEARAAGLRACRRCHPDAYRGVPLPEAALLAALGGVSVPDVPGVRALADALHLGESALHAQWRDLFQVTPGEWLARERVRLAARALRDSGRSVAEVAFAVGFGSLSAFGAQFRRGMHLTPQAWRYAGTGGRLTLTLPAGCPLEVVWRDLGRDPDSVTQRVEAQAGRVAFAWTLPGGPQRVTLHVTAGQVEVHPDVPDALTPTDWEALHALTVRALGLHAPLAGGDWPVPLVPQPFDGLIWAVAGQQVTFAQACRIRRTLTLRFGTPVAGGLTAPPTAAQLAALDDAALRACGLTDARAALLRRLAGRVARHELNLDALARGTVGAARRTLLAVPGIGPWTADYVLLRVLGFPDVVPEGDAALAASLRRTHALPARPTPAQVQTLLQTLLQTHAPRRSQAVLRAWHAALDPT
- a CDS encoding alpha/beta hydrolase family protein translates to MTATAPDAAAQTAPTTPNTAGPQTAAPFLPGDARPDAPELAARGSFAVGVRTVTLVNPGQPDLARAPQSGPVPRADRRLTVEVWYPTANGAKETVTYTDTLTSGKAFTFDGRAARDAKPLSGQAFPLVIVSHGYTGSRYLLTYLTEHLASRGYVVAAIDHTDSTHDNRGPFNSTLVNRAPDINFTLDQIAKLGAPGSGSPLSGTLDASRAAVLGYSMGGYGALNAAGAGYAPKVAALLPGGTLTPRQTGAFTPDPRIRAAVAFAPWGGPSAARGLGVPTGEYGFWDARGLEGLKVPTLFVVGDHDDVSGFEEGVKPLFENAVNADRYLLVYQNARHNIAPNPAPSLPGLSFADHEHYADPVWDSARLNNLNQHFVTAFLNLNLKGDAGAAAYLNVPTPIAANATGQNAWKGFAPRTMLGLELYHLRPR